A window of Ascochyta rabiei chromosome 6, complete sequence genomic DNA:
TCCTCCCTTCTCCGTTGATGAAATTGACCACACCTGGCGGGAAACCAGCTTCCTTGACAAGAGTCGCGAGGTACAGGATGGAAAGTGGAGTCTGCTCAGCTGCCTTCAAAACTACAGTGTTACCGGTGCATAGTGCAGGTCCGAGTTTCCAGGCGGCCATTGCGAGAGGGAAGTTCCATCTACGGTAAATCAGTTTCCGTTTCTTCGCATATACAGTCACAACTCACGGGATAATCTGCCCACAAACACCAAGCGGTTCACGGAGTGTGTAGGCCAACTTCGCGGGCGACGTGTCGATGACCTGCCCATGGATCTTGTTCGCATATCCTGCGTAGTACTTGATTGTTCCAATGACTTCACCAAGATCGTCGTTCAGTGAGACAGAGTAAGGCTTGCCATTATCCCATGTCTCGATGGTGGCCAAAGTCTCTCTGTGCTCCTCGATCAACTGTGCGAACTTGAAGAGAATGTCTGCTCGCGCGTTCGTGTCCATGTCTCTCCATTCTGGGCTCTTGAATGCTTTGcgtgctgctgctactgcgtCGTTGACATCCTCCTCACTTGCTGCGTAGACTGAAACTATCTCGCTCTCATCACTATCACCAACATCAGCGAGCGCTCACGGCGTGTTTTACACTTGAAGATATATACCTTGGGTTTATGGAAGTGATCGTCTCCCCAGACTTTGATTTGACAAACTCATTATTGATGAACAAGCCTCGTGGCTGCTTGTACTTGTGGCCGTTCGGCGCTGTTAGCTCGACGAAAAGGTCCGACATATTGCTACTGGCTGTGTAATATCTCGCAAGAGTAACTCTGCGTGATCGAATAGCTCTCAACGCTGAAGCTTGGGGAAAGGCTGATGTGAAGCGGCGATGTGAGACTCTGAAGAGAGAAGCGTGGATTGTGGACATTGCACCGATCAGCAGAGGAGATGGCTGGTTATCTACAAAGTGCCAATGGCGTGCAGCAGCGGGATGTTCAGGGACCTCGAATGGAATGGGACCCCACGAAATGACGATGGCGAAGCACATCCGCATGCAACTGCCTATTTGGATCTGCACTCCACCCCGCTACACGCCTAGGACGCGTTCCCCAACGCTCTGCGTGTGTGAACTGACTAGAGCAGCTGCCGGTTGTGTGTGTCTATCGCTCTTTCCAGATGCCTATCAATGCAGCAGCCTACCATCCGGAGCGCGCGGGCGGAAATCTGCTGCAGTCTATGGAAGCTCCATAGCTGCCCCGCCTCAAGCTCGACGCGTTCGCATGTGCATCATTGATCAACACGCTAACAAATTGCTGAACGCCAGCGCCATCACAAACAGCCCGAGGTACAGCAACAATACCAAAAACCATACAACTGTCTTCGCTTGACTGCTAGATAAGTCCGACATATACGCCCTCGATAGCCTCCTGTTTTCCGTCCACACTCCACCTGCCATGGCTCAGGGCATGGACGCCGACCCACCCCTCACATCCCTCGACCCTGAGCGCCCCGACGCCTCGATCAACGTCTCGGCCTCGCTCGCCTACTGGGAAGGCGTAACCTCAGACAACAATGGCATGTTAGGCGGCTTTCCGCAAACCTCGCGCATTGACCTACAAGGGTCATCCAACTTCCTCACAAAGCTACGGCGCGTACGAGCAGGGCAGGCGACGGCTACAAGACAGGCGTTGCCACTTCTCGATCGAGTAGCAGACTGCGGCGCAGGTATCGGACGCATCACGAAGGGCTTGCTGCTGGGTGTGGGGAGGAGGGTCGATATTGTGGAACCGGTCAAGAAGTTTACGGACGAGCTTGTCAAGGAGTTGGAGAACACAGAGGAGGATGCAGCAGGAGGCGACGCAGGCCGGGGACAGGTGGGCGAAGTATTCAATCTGGGCTTGCAAGACTGGATACCTGAAGCTGGTGCCTACAACCTGATTTGGAACCAATGGTGTGTTGGGCACCTGACGGACGCGCAACTCGTCACATACCTTGAACGGTGCAAGAATGGGCTTGTGAAGCCTGCGGATGGTGAGGAGAGGTCTGAGGCGTGGATTGTGGTGAAGGAGAATCTGTCTACGGATATCAGGCATAAGGATATATACGACGAGGAAGACTCGAGTGTCACGCGGAGCGACGACAAGTTTAGGAAGTTATTCAAGGATGCAGGGCTGAAGATAGTTGCCACCGAGCAGCAGAGGGGGATGCCAAAGGAGTTGTATCCTGTACGGATATATGCATTGAGGCCGCAATGAACGCAATGAGACCAGGACTGGAAAGGAGAAGATACAAAGGTCATATACCCACCGAATGATATCATTGAGAAGTAATCATGCGCCGTGAGACATACGTTATATTACAGCTCGAAGCAGCACTCCTACAACTGCCCTGTCGCCATGAACCTCTGGATCAGCCCCAACTCCAGCACAGGCGTCCCAGGAACCGGCCGGTGCACGGGCGGCTCCGCCTCCTGAACCATAACCACTGGTGGCGGAGGTGCTGCTGACTTCGCAGGCCCTTCTTGTGTCGTTGGTTGCGCCGCCGACGCGTCCGGAACTGGAGTATTCATTGCATCCTCGAATTCCTGgccctcgtcgtcgtcttcctcCTCGCCTTCTTCGCCAGACGCGTACTCTTCCTCGTCAAAACTCGTCTGTGGAGGGTTGAAAAACCACGTATGCGCCGTGTTCCAGCGTTGGACAAGTTGCTCTTCGGTGAGCGTGCCTTTTGTGCGCTTGCTGTATCTGTTGAGTAGGCGTGTTGGATCTCCGTCGACGTCGTCGTCACTTTCTTTGGGAGTTTCCTTGTCGTTGGTCTTCTTGGGCTCGATGCCCCATTCTGGCGGCACAGATGCGAACTCGAGAGCTTTGGATAGCCGGTCTTCGATCCATTTCTCTTCTGTAGGTTCCAGGCGTTTTCGCAGCAGAGTTTGCGCAAGGCCGGCAAGGTGCTCGTTTGTGTTTGGGAAAGGAGCGATGGGGAAGGGGTGCAAATTCCTGATTGTATCGGCCTGGGGCGGGATGGTGGTGTCCGTGTAGCGCATCTCATCGCCACCCTGTCTGTTCTTTAATACTTTGCCAGCATCGGTCTTCCTGGTCTCAAGGGCGTGCTTTCGGCCGCCATTGATGAAGATGTTGAGCGATGTGATGTGGGAGTTGACGGCCGCTGTTGTTCGCTGGATTTGTGGCCTATGGGGGTTAGTGTCAAGTACGGAGTTTTCAACGATACTTCCATACGCTCAAAATAATTGTAGAAAGCTTCAACACAGTGAGAGGTTCAACAAAGAACGCAACAAAGATGACGGATGATGCATGTGACCATTGAACAAGATCGAGATAAGGCGAAAATAGAATGAAAAACACGCATCTCATAGACTTACCAGTCTACTGCACCCCCTTGTGACATCTTGAAGTCCATGTCGCGCTTCAACCTGTCCATGGCTGCGATCATGGGTACAAGCCCACGTCGCAGTCCTTCCAATGCTCTGATGTCTTCAGCATTGGGCTGTCCAACAAAGTTTTGGTTCATCCTGCTCTTTCAATACCAGAACTTCCCCAACACGCAAATTTCCAGACCGCTTCGAGTAGCAAAAGCGTGAGCTGTGTCG
This region includes:
- a CDS encoding Protein N-terminal methyltransferase, with amino-acid sequence MAQGMDADPPLTSLDPERPDASINVSASLAYWEGVTSDNNGMLGGFPQTSRIDLQGSSNFLTKLRRVRAGQATATRQALPLLDRVADCGAGIGRITKGLLLGVGRRVDIVEPVKKFTDELVKELENTEEDAAGGDAGRGQVGEVFNLGLQDWIPEAGAYNLIWNQWCVGHLTDAQLVTYLERCKNGLVKPADGEERSEAWIVVKENLSTDIRHKDIYDEEDSSVTRSDDKFRKLFKDAGLKIVATEQQRGMPKELYPVRIYALRPQ
- a CDS encoding mediator of RNA polymerase II transcription subunit 8; translated protein: MNQNFVGQPNAEDIRALEGLRRGLVPMIAAMDRLKRDMDFKMSQGGAVDWPQIQRTTAAVNSHITSLNIFINGGRKHALETRKTDAGKVLKNRQGGDEMRYTDTTIPPQADTIRNLHPFPIAPFPNTNEHLAGLAQTLLRKRLEPTEEKWIEDRLSKALEFASVPPEWGIEPKKTNDKETPKESDDDVDGDPTRLLNRYSKRTKGTLTEEQLVQRWNTAHTWFFNPPQTSFDEEEYASGEEGEEEDDDEGQEFEDAMNTPVPDASAAQPTTQEGPAKSAAPPPPVVMVQEAEPPVHRPVPGTPVLELGLIQRFMATGQL